The sequence AGTTCGACGGCGGGAGCGTCTGGTCCCACAACGCTGACCGTCAGAGTTCTTGGGGGCGCTACAAAAACCGCTCTGCGCCTCCAACCTGGATTCGCCACGGTGCTCAGAGCCGATCACAGGATCGACACCGTCGCCATCGGCGATCCGCGCATCGTGGCGGCCACGATGGTCAAGCGAGGACAAGATGTGTTTGACATTGTCCTTCAGCCCCAAACGGCAACCGGGGTCACCAACATGGTTGTGTGGTTTGGAGACCTGACCTCAATCTGGGATCTCACTATTGGTCCCGGTCAGCGGACCGCAGATATCGTGTACGTTCTGACTGCCCCCCTCACCACCGCGCACCCCGCGTCTCTATCCTCGCCCCTACCACCGCTGCAACCGTCGGCGATCCCGGTGCGGGTTGAGGCTCCCACTGAGACCTCGTCGCAGGGGGGCGGACAGCCGTTCCTTGAAGTGCAGCAATCGAGCGGCAACGCGGTCGGTACCTTCCAGCTCGCTCGGGGGCCCGACGGCGTCGGGATCCGTTATCGCATCACGAATAAGGGAGCCGTCGGGCTTGCGATCCGACTCAGCGGGGTTCTGGTCAGGGTGAACGGGCGACTCGTGCCGTTCGTCATGTCGCAGGATCCTACTGAAAAGACCCATCCAACCGTGGTGCCGGCCGGAACCGAGGAAACGGGGATGATCAACGCTGCCGTGCGGGCCCCGCGTCAACTCGAGGTCATTTTCTCCCTCTTCCCTCTGGGGAACGACCCGCATAGTGCGAGCCCAATACTCCCAATCACTTTCCAGATGGTGTTTGCCGGCCTCGATCGGCTTCCGGTATCCCGGGCCCAATAAAACAAGCTCCCCATGTCGAACGGTGAGGCCGCGACCCTCTTTGCCGTCATCCCGCGGTGGATCGTAGCGTGGATTGACGCGCTGGGTGCAGACGGAATTGAGGAAATCGAGATGGATCTCGGTCGACCGCCCCGCGTCCATTGCCGCGATCGCTCCCGGTGGACCTCTCCATCAAGAGAGGTGGCCCGCGAAGACATCCAGTATGTCCTCGGGCGCGTCACGCGGTTCCGAGAAGATAATCGCACTGGAATCGAGCGGACGCTGCACCGCATCGCATGC comes from bacterium and encodes:
- a CDS encoding pilus assembly protein N-terminal domain-containing protein, which produces MKNGRRRLTSILAAALLLSAWSSTAGASGPTTLTVRVLGGATKTALRLQPGFATVLRADHRIDTVAIGDPRIVAATMVKRGQDVFDIVLQPQTATGVTNMVVWFGDLTSIWDLTIGPGQRTADIVYVLTAPLTTAHPASLSSPLPPLQPSAIPVRVEAPTETSSQGGGQPFLEVQQSSGNAVGTFQLARGPDGVGIRYRITNKGAVGLAIRLSGVLVRVNGRLVPFVMSQDPTEKTHPTVVPAGTEETGMINAAVRAPRQLEVIFSLFPLGNDPHSASPILPITFQMVFAGLDRLPVSRAQ